The DNA region TTGCCCGTGGGCAGGTCCACCTGCACGTCCTGCACGCCGGGAACGCCCTTCAGTGCCCCCTCGACGGCCTTCACGCAGTGCCCGCAGCTCATTCCCGAGATGGTCAGTTCAGTGGTCATGCGGTCAGGATAGACCCAGGGGGGGAGGGTGTCAAGGATTCGCTATTGTCCGTAGTCAGCGAAGCGCATTGGGGGAGAGCCAACAGCCGATGCTCAAAGTCATGACTTGCCCAACCCTCCCCAGGGGGATAGACTGACCCCATGAACACCAAGACCCTCGACCTCGACATCGGCGGGATGACCTGCGCCGCCTGCGTGGGACGAGTCGAACGCGGATTGAAAAGGGTGGACGGCGTGGAGAACGCGGTCGTGAACCTTGCCACCGAGCGGGCCACCGTGACCTTCGACCCCGCACGGACGGACGCGGCGGCGCTGGTTCAGAAAGTGCAGGACGTGGGCTACGAGGCCCGCACCGCCGAACTCTCCTTCCCGGTGGAGGGGATGACCTGCGCGGCCTGCGTGGGCCGGGTCGAGCGGGCGCTGGGCAGGGCGGAGGGCGTGCTGAACGCCTCGGTCAACCTCGCCACCGAGCGGGCCACCGTGACCTACCTGCCCGCCGCGACCACGCCCGCCGCCCTGCGGGACGCGGTGCGCGGGGCGGGGTACGACGTGCCCGACGAGGCGAGCCAGGCCCAGTCGCGGCTGGACGCCGACCGCAAGCGCAAGGCCGCCGAGATCGCGGCGCTGCGGCGGGACGTGACCTTCGCGGCAGCCTTCAGCATTCCGCTCTTTCTGATCGCGATGGTGCCCATGCTGTACGACCCGCTGCACCACTGGCTGCTGGGAGCGGTGGGCGAGCGGACGCTGAACTGGATCATGCTGCTGCTCGCCGCCCCCGTGCAGTTCGGCCCCGGCCTGCGCTTCTACCGCACGGGCTGGGCCGCGCTGCGGCACCGCTCGCCCGATATGAACACCCTGGTCATGCTGGGCACGACCGCCGCCTTCGCCTACTCGGTGCTGGCGACCGTCGCCCCCGGCCTCTTCCCGCCCGGCAGCGCCCACGTCTATTTCGAGGCGTCGGCGGTGGTGATCACCCTGATCCTGCTGGGCAAGCTGTTTGAGGCGATCGCCAAGGGCAGAAGCAGCGAGGCGATGCGGACCCTGCTGGCCCTGCAGCCGAACACGGCGCGGGTGCAGCGCGGCGGCGAGGTGCTGGAGGTCGCGGCGGACGACGTGCGGATGGGCGACCTCGTGCTGGTGCGCTCGGGCGAACGGCTGCCGGTGGACGGCGAGGTCGTCGAGGGCCGCTCCTACGTGGACGAGTCCATGCTGACCGGCGAACCCGTACCCGTCGAGAAGATGCCCGGCGCGAAGGTCACGGGCGGCACGGTGAACGGCAACGGGGCCTTGACCTTCCGGGCGACCGGGGTGGGGGCCGACACCGCCCTGTCGCGCATCATCCGGCTGGTGGAGGGGGCGCAGGCGAGCCGCCCGCCCATCCAGGGCCTGGCGGACCGGGTCGTCGCCATCTTCGTCCCAGTCGTGCTGGTGATCGCCGCCCTGACCTTCCTGACCTGGATGCTGATCGGGGGGGAAGGAGCGCTGGCGAACGCGCTGGTGCATACGGTCGCCGTGCTGATCATCGCCTGCCCCTGCGCGATGGGCCTCGCCACCCCGGTGAGCATCATGGTGGGCAGCGGCAAGGCCGCGCAGATGGGCGTGCTGTTCCGCACCGGGGCCGCGCTGGAGGGTCTGGGCCGCGCCGGGGTGGTCGCCCTGGACAAGACGGGAACAGTGACGCGGGGAGCGCCGGAGGTCACGGAAGCGGTCAGCGGTCAGCGGTCCGCGATCCGCGAGGACGAGTTGCTGCGGCTGGCGGCGGCGGCCGAAAGCTCCTCCGAGCATCCGCTGGCGCGGGCGATTGAGCGGGCGGCGAAGGAACGCGGGCTAAACATTCCGACCGCGACGGACTTCGAGGCGGTCCCCGGCTACGGCCTGCGGGCCACGGTGGAGAGCCGCCGGGTGGAGGTCGGCGCGGCGCGGTACATGGCGCGGCTGGGGCTGGATTTGGGCGAGTTGGGAGCGCAGGCGCAAACGCTGGCAGAACGGGGCCGCACCCCCGTCTTCGTGGCAGTGGACGGCGTGCTCGCCGGGCTAATCGGCGTGGCCGACCCGGTGCGCGAGGGCAGCGCCGAGGCCATCCGCACGATGCAGGCGCAGGGAGCCGAGGTCGCCATGGTCACCGGCGACACCCGCGCCACCGCCGAGGCCGTCGCCCGCGAGGTCGGCGTGACCCGCGTGCTGGCCGAGGTGCTGCCCGAGGGCAAGGCGGACGCGGTCGCGGAACTGCAAGCGGAAGGGCGCACCGTCGCCTTCGTCGGGGACGGCATCAACGATGCCCCCGCCCTCGCGCGGGCAGACGTGGGCGTCGCCATCGGCACCGGGACGGACGTGGCCGTGGAGACCGCCGACGTGATCCTGATGTCGGGCGACCTGCGCGGGGTGCCCAACGCGGTCGCACTCTCGCGGGCCACGCTGCGGAATATCCGGGTGAACCTCTTCTGGGCCTTCGCGTACAACGTGCTGTTGATTCCGGTGGCGGCGGGCGTCCTCTCACGCTGGGGCATCACCCTCTCGCCCGTGCTGGCCGCTGCCGCGATGGGCCTGAGCAGCGTCTTCGTCTTGACCAACGCGCTGCGGCTGCGGGGCTTCCGGCCCCCGCTGGCTCCTCCGCCGCCGCAGGGGACGCCGGACCTGCAGCCCATCACGGCCTGACCCTCTCCCCCGCCCCACGTTCGGCTAGCCTCGGTCCATGGCGAAGCTGAACGTGGGGCCTTACGTGGCCAGTCTCAAAACCTCCCCGGCGCAGGTGCGCGACCGGGCCGCCTTTCTGGACCGCGCCCGGCTGCGCGACGAGGTGCCGCAGGTGGCCGGGATGCCGCTCGTCGGCCTGGGCGGAAGCTGTGGCAAACCCGCCTTCCTGCTCCCCTACCTGATCCGCTGGGACGAGGCGAACACGCGGGCGCTGGAGGACGTGGCGGCCGAGTTCGGCTGCTTCGTCGAGTACGGGGCGTATCCCCACCTCAAGCTGGAAGGCGGCGGGCAGGAGATCGCGGCGGTGCAGGACTGGGCCACCATGGCGATGGTCTTCGTGCGCCCT from Deinococcus sp. HSC-46F16 includes:
- a CDS encoding heavy metal translocating P-type ATPase, translating into MNTKTLDLDIGGMTCAACVGRVERGLKRVDGVENAVVNLATERATVTFDPARTDAAALVQKVQDVGYEARTAELSFPVEGMTCAACVGRVERALGRAEGVLNASVNLATERATVTYLPAATTPAALRDAVRGAGYDVPDEASQAQSRLDADRKRKAAEIAALRRDVTFAAAFSIPLFLIAMVPMLYDPLHHWLLGAVGERTLNWIMLLLAAPVQFGPGLRFYRTGWAALRHRSPDMNTLVMLGTTAAFAYSVLATVAPGLFPPGSAHVYFEASAVVITLILLGKLFEAIAKGRSSEAMRTLLALQPNTARVQRGGEVLEVAADDVRMGDLVLVRSGERLPVDGEVVEGRSYVDESMLTGEPVPVEKMPGAKVTGGTVNGNGALTFRATGVGADTALSRIIRLVEGAQASRPPIQGLADRVVAIFVPVVLVIAALTFLTWMLIGGEGALANALVHTVAVLIIACPCAMGLATPVSIMVGSGKAAQMGVLFRTGAALEGLGRAGVVALDKTGTVTRGAPEVTEAVSGQRSAIREDELLRLAAAAESSSEHPLARAIERAAKERGLNIPTATDFEAVPGYGLRATVESRRVEVGAARYMARLGLDLGELGAQAQTLAERGRTPVFVAVDGVLAGLIGVADPVREGSAEAIRTMQAQGAEVAMVTGDTRATAEAVAREVGVTRVLAEVLPEGKADAVAELQAEGRTVAFVGDGINDAPALARADVGVAIGTGTDVAVETADVILMSGDLRGVPNAVALSRATLRNIRVNLFWAFAYNVLLIPVAAGVLSRWGITLSPVLAAAAMGLSSVFVLTNALRLRGFRPPLAPPPPQGTPDLQPITA
- a CDS encoding heavy-metal-associated domain-containing protein gives rise to the protein MTTELTISGMSCGHCVKAVEGALKGVPGVQDVQVDLPTGKATVQGEAEQGALIAAVTEEGYGATVAGQ